A single region of the Pontimicrobium sp. SW4 genome encodes:
- a CDS encoding metallophosphoesterase: MIKWLIFVAIYTIVDFYAFQAIKTVTKNKWIHYFHVLVSIIVVGNFIYQFTQTSDGRVLSLEKSYAFGFLLTLLALKIVVVPIMFSEDIFRSVLAIYNKVFSTNKNFYLPSRRKFISQLALGLAAIPFTSLLYGMYKGKYNFKVLKYTLYFEDLPEAFDGYKITQISDLHSGSFDNKEKVSYAVDLINEQQSDTILFTGDMVNNKAIEMLPWKDTFKKLKATDGIYSVLGNHDYGDYVDWDSAEKKQQNLEDLRNIQKDIGFDLMLNESRFIEKNGQRIAIVGVENWGKGFKQKGDLKKASEGVDSHDFKILMSHDPSHWEHQVIDDDYHYHLTLSGHTHGMQFGIEIPGWIKWSPVKWRYKYWAGIYKEAGQYINVNRGFGVLAYPGRVGIWPEITVIELKRGVNNV, encoded by the coding sequence ATGATAAAGTGGTTAATTTTTGTTGCAATCTATACAATAGTAGATTTTTATGCTTTTCAGGCAATTAAAACCGTAACAAAAAATAAATGGATACATTATTTTCATGTTTTGGTATCTATTATTGTTGTTGGAAACTTTATCTATCAATTTACACAAACTAGCGATGGGAGGGTTTTATCTCTAGAAAAAAGTTATGCTTTTGGGTTTTTATTAACGCTTTTGGCTTTAAAAATAGTCGTAGTACCTATTATGTTTAGTGAAGATATTTTTCGAAGTGTTTTAGCTATATATAATAAAGTGTTTTCTACAAACAAGAATTTTTATTTACCATCACGCCGAAAATTTATTAGTCAGCTAGCCTTAGGTCTTGCTGCTATACCATTTACATCGCTTTTATATGGAATGTATAAAGGTAAATACAATTTTAAAGTATTAAAATACACTTTATATTTTGAAGACTTACCTGAAGCTTTCGATGGTTATAAGATTACCCAAATAAGTGACCTTCACAGTGGTAGTTTTGATAATAAAGAAAAGGTTTCTTACGCTGTAGATTTAATTAATGAGCAACAATCGGACACTATTTTGTTTACTGGAGATATGGTTAATAATAAAGCTATCGAAATGCTGCCTTGGAAAGACACTTTTAAAAAGCTAAAGGCCACAGATGGTATTTATTCAGTTTTAGGAAATCATGATTATGGTGATTATGTAGATTGGGATTCAGCCGAAAAAAAGCAGCAAAATTTAGAAGACTTAAGAAACATTCAAAAAGATATAGGGTTTGATTTAATGCTTAATGAAAGTCGATTCATTGAAAAAAACGGACAACGAATTGCGATTGTTGGGGTCGAGAACTGGGGGAAAGGATTTAAACAAAAAGGCGATTTAAAGAAAGCAAGTGAAGGAGTAGATAGTCATGATTTTAAAATATTAATGAGTCATGACCCTTCGCATTGGGAACATCAAGTTATAGATGACGATTATCATTATCATTTAACCTTAAGTGGTCATACGCATGGTATGCAATTTGGTATTGAAATCCCAGGATGGATTAAGTGGAGTCCAGTAAAATGGCGTTATAAATATTGGGCTGGAATTTATAAAGAAGCAGGTCAATATATTAATGTAAATAGAGGGTTTGGAGTTTTGGCATATCCTGGACGTGTTGGTATTTGGCCAGAAATAACAGTAATAGAGTTAAAAAGGGGTGTAAATAATGTGTAA
- a CDS encoding polysaccharide deacetylase family protein yields MNFTPITTPKVVKALFPTLTWNISTSKKDMYLTFDDGPTPEITHWVLETLKQFNAKATFFCIGKNVEQHSNIFQQIVKDGHGIGNHTYNHVKGWKTKTKDYLDEIVLCEKAFKTQNYKSEKLFRPPYGQIHPKQINKLQEQAYKIVMWNVLSIDWDNSLTEEICLKNVVNHAKSGSIIVLHDSVKASKNMKYILPKILEYFTEKGFTFKRIPG; encoded by the coding sequence ATGAACTTTACTCCAATAACAACTCCCAAGGTTGTTAAGGCACTTTTCCCAACATTGACTTGGAACATATCCACATCAAAAAAGGATATGTATTTAACCTTTGATGATGGTCCAACACCAGAAATCACTCATTGGGTATTGGAGACATTAAAACAGTTTAACGCAAAAGCAACATTTTTTTGTATTGGAAAAAATGTAGAACAACATTCTAATATATTTCAACAAATAGTTAAAGATGGTCATGGTATAGGAAACCACACTTATAATCATGTAAAAGGATGGAAAACAAAAACTAAGGATTATCTTGATGAAATTGTTCTTTGCGAGAAAGCCTTTAAAACACAGAATTATAAAAGCGAAAAACTATTTAGACCTCCTTATGGACAAATACATCCAAAACAAATAAATAAGCTTCAAGAGCAAGCGTATAAAATTGTTATGTGGAATGTGCTTTCGATAGATTGGGATAATTCTCTAACTGAAGAAATATGTTTAAAAAACGTTGTAAATCATGCTAAATCAGGAAGTATTATTGTATTACATGATAGTGTTAAAGCTTCTAAAAACATGAAATATATACTTCCAAAAATATTAGAATATTTTACAGAAAAGGGATTTACGTTTAAACGTATTCCTGGATAA
- a CDS encoding GH92 family glycosyl hydrolase: MKQFFSSLCFILILSSCQEKTNIPSAKKDKNLISYVNPFIGTGGHGHTYPGATLPFAMMQLSPDTRLDGWDGCSGYHYSDSYIYGFSHTHLSGTGVSDYGDILLMPTNEVIFNDGADGEKGYRAHFSHDNEVAEPGFYKVYLDSTQIGVELTVSKRSGIQKYQFSEGSKQIVILDLEHRDEVLDSKVNMYSNTEIGGHRHSKAWATDQYLFFNMEFSRPFKNMTFLNDVNEGKKVKVAFEFDPSVSNILEIKVGISPVDEEGARKNRRDELDGKSFEQVKTEAQNIWEQQLEKIVVESDNDDYKTNFYTSMYHVSIAPNLYQDVDGRYRGMDLEIHETKDFDYYTVFSLWDTYRAAHPLYTIIEQDRTNDFINTFLAKYDEGGIMPIWDLSACYTGCMIGYHAVPVIADAYLKGLRGYDIDKAFEAMKHSANQDKLGLESYKSLGYIPVEFESESVSKTLEYAYDDWTIAQMAKDLGKDDDYKTFSERAQYYKNIFDPASQFMRGRFRNTWFAPFDPYEVNFNYTEANSWQYSFYVPQDISGFMDLLGGKDKLEENLDELFTAEAETSGRDQADITGLIGQYAHGNEPSHHMAYLYNFVNKPHKTQERVHQILTELYQNAPDGISGNEDCGQMSAWYILSSMGFYSVTPASNQYIIGTPLFPKATINLENDQQFTIVAHNISDSNKYIESATLNGKPLERTFIYHNEVVEGGTLEFQMTNTPSSWGTKEGQEPKTEIKDHLIIPAPFIAKGDVAFKGETEVVLENVDKNATIFYKLGEDDYRKYEVPFTISEPTSLSVYSEKEGVKSSTISTQFYKIDPNISITLETEYANQYNAGGDDALIDGIVGARDFRTGTWQGYFDEDIVATVDLGSEKPINIISVNFLKDQRSWIFYPTEVECLVSKDGKNFKSIGNFKFEEITPSDEVDIKKVEFKLSNSKYRYVKLIAKKLGQLPEWHLGYEHDGRSWLFVDEITIN, from the coding sequence ATGAAACAATTTTTTTCCTCCCTCTGCTTTATCCTGATATTATCTAGTTGTCAAGAAAAAACAAATATTCCTTCTGCAAAAAAAGACAAAAACCTTATCTCTTATGTCAATCCATTCATAGGAACAGGAGGCCATGGTCATACCTATCCAGGAGCAACCTTGCCTTTTGCCATGATGCAACTCTCTCCAGATACACGTTTAGATGGATGGGATGGTTGCTCAGGCTATCATTATTCCGATAGCTACATTTACGGTTTCTCACATACACATTTAAGTGGCACAGGAGTTTCCGATTATGGTGATATTCTCTTAATGCCAACAAACGAAGTTATTTTCAATGATGGTGCTGATGGGGAAAAAGGCTATCGTGCTCATTTTAGTCATGACAATGAAGTGGCAGAACCTGGCTTCTACAAAGTGTATCTAGACTCCACACAAATTGGTGTTGAACTCACTGTTTCAAAAAGAAGTGGTATTCAGAAATACCAATTCTCAGAAGGTTCTAAACAAATTGTGATACTAGATTTAGAACATCGTGATGAAGTACTAGACTCTAAAGTAAACATGTATTCGAACACAGAAATTGGAGGGCACAGACATTCCAAAGCTTGGGCTACAGATCAATATCTATTTTTCAATATGGAGTTTTCGAGACCCTTTAAAAACATGACTTTTCTCAACGATGTTAATGAAGGAAAAAAAGTAAAAGTAGCTTTTGAGTTTGACCCCTCAGTAAGTAACATCCTTGAAATCAAAGTTGGTATTTCACCTGTTGATGAAGAAGGTGCTCGTAAAAACCGAAGGGATGAACTCGATGGAAAATCATTTGAACAAGTAAAAACCGAAGCTCAAAACATTTGGGAACAACAACTCGAAAAAATTGTGGTTGAAAGTGATAATGATGATTATAAAACCAACTTTTACACATCGATGTATCATGTGAGTATTGCTCCAAATCTATACCAAGACGTGGATGGCAGATATAGAGGTATGGATTTAGAAATTCATGAAACTAAAGATTTTGATTACTACACAGTCTTTTCACTTTGGGACACCTACAGAGCTGCACATCCATTATATACGATTATTGAACAAGACAGAACGAATGATTTTATCAATACGTTTTTAGCAAAATATGACGAAGGTGGCATCATGCCTATTTGGGATTTATCAGCTTGTTATACAGGTTGTATGATTGGCTATCATGCAGTCCCAGTCATTGCAGATGCTTATTTAAAAGGATTACGAGGTTATGATATTGATAAAGCTTTTGAAGCCATGAAGCACTCGGCTAATCAAGATAAATTAGGTCTGGAGTCTTATAAATCACTTGGTTATATTCCTGTAGAATTTGAAAGTGAGTCGGTGTCTAAAACCCTTGAATACGCTTACGATGATTGGACCATTGCTCAAATGGCAAAAGATTTAGGCAAAGATGATGATTATAAAACTTTCTCTGAAAGGGCACAGTATTACAAAAACATTTTTGACCCAGCCTCACAGTTTATGAGAGGTCGTTTCAGAAATACTTGGTTTGCACCTTTCGACCCTTACGAAGTGAATTTTAATTATACCGAAGCCAATTCATGGCAATATAGTTTTTATGTGCCTCAAGATATTTCAGGATTTATGGATTTGCTTGGAGGAAAGGATAAATTAGAAGAAAATCTAGATGAATTATTTACTGCTGAAGCTGAAACTTCTGGACGTGACCAAGCAGATATAACAGGTTTAATTGGGCAATATGCGCATGGTAACGAGCCAAGTCATCACATGGCCTATCTATACAATTTTGTGAATAAGCCTCACAAAACACAAGAGCGTGTTCATCAAATTTTAACCGAATTGTATCAAAATGCTCCTGACGGAATTTCGGGAAATGAAGATTGCGGACAAATGAGCGCTTGGTATATTTTGAGTTCTATGGGATTTTATTCCGTTACACCTGCATCGAACCAATACATTATAGGTACACCATTATTTCCTAAAGCTACTATTAACTTAGAAAATGACCAGCAATTTACTATTGTGGCTCATAATATTAGTGATTCGAATAAATACATTGAAAGTGCCACTCTAAATGGAAAACCTTTAGAAAGAACATTCATATATCATAATGAAGTTGTTGAAGGCGGAACCTTAGAATTTCAAATGACAAATACGCCTTCAAGTTGGGGAACTAAAGAAGGTCAAGAGCCTAAAACCGAAATCAAAGACCACTTAATTATTCCAGCGCCTTTTATTGCAAAAGGTGATGTAGCTTTTAAAGGCGAAACAGAAGTTGTTCTTGAAAATGTAGACAAAAACGCAACTATTTTTTACAAACTCGGAGAAGATGATTATAGAAAGTATGAAGTACCTTTTACTATTTCTGAACCTACATCATTAAGTGTTTATTCTGAAAAGGAAGGCGTCAAAAGTTCTACCATAAGCACTCAATTTTACAAAATAGACCCAAACATTTCTATTACATTAGAAACCGAATACGCTAACCAGTATAATGCTGGCGGCGATGATGCACTAATTGATGGCATCGTTGGCGCAAGGGATTTTAGAACTGGAACTTGGCAAGGCTATTTTGACGAAGACATAGTTGCGACTGTTGATTTGGGAAGTGAGAAACCAATCAATATCATTTCAGTCAATTTTTTAAAGGACCAACGCTCATGGATATTTTATCCAACTGAAGTTGAATGTCTAGTTTCAAAGGATGGAAAAAATTTCAAATCCATTGGGAACTTTAAATTTGAAGAGATTACACCATCTGATGAAGTTGATATAAAAAAAGTTGAATTTAAACTATCAAATAGCAAGTATCGTTATGTAAAACTCATCGCAAAAAAATTAGGACAACTTCCTGAATGGCATTTAGGCTATGAACATGATGGAAGAAGCTGGTTGTTTGTAGATGAAATAACAATAAATTAA
- the rimP gene encoding ribosome assembly cofactor RimP, translating into MFKDTVQTLLNAALDERQDLFLLSYDISEANAIKIIIDGDNGVLVEDCMFISRAIEHNLDREEHDFSLEVASAGATTPLGHKRQYKKNIGRTLEVKTNGEKYEGVLSEANEENIVLTWKAREPKAVGKGKVTVEKTVALPYENITEAKVKIKF; encoded by the coding sequence ATGTTCAAAGACACTGTTCAAACATTATTAAATGCTGCACTCGATGAAAGACAAGATTTGTTTTTATTGAGTTATGATATTTCAGAAGCAAACGCCATTAAGATAATTATTGATGGTGACAATGGGGTGCTTGTTGAAGATTGTATGTTTATTAGCAGAGCCATCGAGCATAATTTAGATAGAGAGGAACACGATTTTTCTTTAGAAGTGGCTTCGGCTGGAGCGACAACACCGTTAGGACATAAAAGACAATATAAAAAGAATATTGGCAGAACTCTAGAAGTGAAAACTAATGGAGAAAAATATGAAGGGGTTTTAAGTGAAGCTAATGAAGAAAACATTGTGCTTACATGGAAAGCCAGAGAGCCAAAAGCAGTAGGAAAAGGAAAAGTTACTGTAGAAAAAACAGTAGCATTACCTTATGAAAATATAACAGAAGCAAAAGTTAAGATAAAATTTTAA
- a CDS encoding sugar MFS transporter, producing MNQPKSYRSSFILLTTLFFLWGFITVLVDSLIPRLRELFTLTYFQAGLVQFAFFGAYFLLSIPASYILSKIGYKKGIILGLLTMAAGCLLFYPAASYRVFGIFMLAYFILAGGMTILQVAANPFVAVLGSEDGASSRLNLSQAFNSLGTAIAPAVGALFILSDTIKTEDEIAALTEIAKDSYLASEASAVQTPFLGLALFIGLIAVVFLFAKLPKMISETETGTYAEAFKNKNLMLGVLGIFFYVGAEVAIGSYLVNYFLDMNLVDVIKENGLMKSIAEGILNSGITENDNKAIVGVFVTFYWSGAMIGRFVGSYLTRIMKPGKVLGIFATIAILLILISISTTGLVSMWSILAVGLFNSIMFPTIFTLSIDGIGELKPKGSGLLCTAIVGGALIPPLYGYLTDQIGFKTALFFIIICYSYILWFGYRNSKKSVQHA from the coding sequence ATGAACCAACCAAAATCTTATCGTTCCTCATTCATTCTGCTAACCACACTATTCTTCCTTTGGGGATTTATAACGGTTTTAGTCGATTCTTTAATTCCGCGATTGCGTGAGCTATTTACACTAACCTACTTTCAAGCAGGTTTAGTCCAATTTGCTTTTTTTGGAGCCTATTTCTTGCTGTCTATTCCAGCAAGTTATATTTTATCTAAAATTGGGTACAAAAAAGGGATAATTCTTGGTTTATTAACGATGGCAGCTGGTTGTTTATTATTTTATCCTGCAGCCTCCTATCGTGTATTTGGAATTTTCATGTTAGCTTATTTTATTTTAGCTGGAGGTATGACCATTTTACAAGTGGCTGCCAATCCGTTTGTGGCGGTTTTAGGTAGTGAAGATGGTGCTTCAAGCCGTTTAAACTTATCACAAGCTTTCAACTCCCTAGGAACGGCCATTGCTCCTGCAGTTGGTGCTTTATTTATTTTGAGTGACACCATAAAAACCGAAGATGAAATTGCGGCTTTAACCGAAATAGCAAAAGACAGCTATTTAGCTTCCGAAGCTTCTGCGGTACAAACGCCCTTTTTAGGATTGGCTTTGTTTATTGGACTCATTGCAGTCGTTTTTCTTTTTGCAAAGCTCCCAAAAATGATAAGCGAAACCGAAACAGGAACCTATGCTGAAGCTTTTAAAAATAAAAATTTAATGCTCGGTGTGCTTGGTATTTTCTTTTACGTAGGTGCCGAAGTTGCCATTGGTAGTTATTTAGTGAACTACTTTTTAGATATGAATTTGGTAGACGTCATTAAGGAAAATGGATTGATGAAATCTATTGCTGAAGGTATTCTTAATTCAGGTATAACTGAAAATGACAATAAAGCCATTGTTGGCGTATTTGTGACCTTCTATTGGTCCGGAGCAATGATTGGACGTTTTGTAGGCTCATATCTCACACGAATAATGAAGCCAGGTAAAGTCCTTGGTATATTCGCAACCATTGCTATTCTTTTGATTCTTATTTCTATTAGCACAACTGGTTTGGTGAGTATGTGGAGTATTTTGGCAGTAGGATTATTTAATTCCATTATGTTCCCAACCATTTTTACTTTATCTATTGATGGTATTGGCGAATTAAAGCCTAAAGGCTCCGGATTGTTATGCACAGCTATTGTTGGTGGCGCATTAATTCCACCTCTGTATGGTTATTTAACAGATCAAATAGGATTTAAAACAGCTTTGTTCTTTATTATCATCTGTTACTCATACATACTCTGGTTTGGTTATAGAAATTCAAAAAAATCTGTTCAACATGCATAA
- a CDS encoding thioredoxin family protein → MSKFGELIDVNIPVLLDFFTEWNEQSVSMHAVLRDVAAALGDKAKVIKIDVEKNQDLADALRIKGLPTLIIYKDGEMKWRQSGEQDANTLIGLIQEYV, encoded by the coding sequence ATGTCAAAGTTTGGTGAATTAATAGATGTAAATATTCCAGTTTTGTTAGATTTTTTTACAGAATGGAATGAGCAATCTGTATCAATGCATGCAGTTTTACGTGACGTAGCTGCTGCTTTAGGAGATAAAGCCAAGGTTATTAAAATTGATGTTGAAAAAAATCAAGACCTTGCAGACGCTTTACGTATTAAGGGATTGCCAACCTTAATTATTTACAAAGATGGTGAGATGAAATGGCGTCAAAGTGGCGAGCAAGATGCCAATACTTTAATAGGTCTTATCCAGGAATACGTTTAA
- a CDS encoding DUF2723 domain-containing protein — MTQNSFKKWNSILGWIAFLIAFITFSLTVEPTVSYWDAGEYILTSSKLQVGHPPGAPFFQMLGAFFSIFALEPSQIGLMLNMMSAAASAFTIAFMFWSISILLQKVVVKNNTMSLSQGQAILGASLVGSIAFTFTDSFWFNAVETEVYAMATMIMALMFYLGLRWEQDMHKPRGNRWLVLISFIVGLSFGVHFMGLLTIPAIGLIYFFKNYKTITIKNFILANVTVVAILLFIFKLLAPNILRFFSALEIFFVNSIGLPFNSGSIIAGLLIVAAIYYGLNYTRRKQYKHINTAILCLTFVILGFSSWLMLPIRANANVVINENNPSSARELLAYYNLEQYPKTYLFYGPQFTEQYSGQDENNPYRDDKPKYEKDLEKGKYVIVNNYKNATYNFNSEHASILPRMWSGEHAENYMMYTGFLDFKIKPEYQMSNEVRALVNDFRSRVQNGEIDYEQYSQFLSQYGQQLLDIEKPSLLNNIAYMLEYQLGYMYWRYFMWNFTGRQDDIQGKYDMHGNWISGINFIDEIHLGMSQDNLPSDVLNNKGRNTYYFLPLILGLIGLFFMFNSDKKLFWIMLVFFLFTGLAIQVYTNVRPFEPRERDYSVVGSFYVFAIWIGFGAYAFYDLLSKFTKHKLLAPAVTLICLILVPGILAANNWDDHDRSGKETANSMARKYLESCAPNAILFSIGDNDSFPLWYLQEIEGVRTDVRVVNTSLFQTDWYIDQMKRKAYESDPIPSQLTHDQYKYGTRDALRIEQKLPDSVSLNIKEALNFVTSDNAKAKFKYVAQQDGWDTSIMRSQDLEANYLPTRHLRVPVDKESVLKNGIVKPKDADEIVPYIDLTITGNALYKNRLLMLDIVANNNWERPIYFTGGAFGDDDYIWMKDYLQLDGLCYKLVPIKTPVDRANPFDMGRVDPDLMYEQVKNWGWGNSGEDIYHDVETRKNGISYRGNLARLIEALINEDELEKAEEIADLAMEKMPVDEFGFYTLLEPFISAYYEVEANDKGRQLYKDVSIKYQESLTYFSALSQEKQTQYIDEISTDIARYRGLIDVLMRYEEQAFVEAEMQKYNNFIRLFTGETEEFDRQDADIPTDTTIVPIDSNE; from the coding sequence ATGACACAAAACAGCTTCAAAAAATGGAATTCCATTTTAGGTTGGATCGCTTTTTTAATAGCATTTATAACGTTTAGTTTAACCGTAGAGCCCACAGTAAGTTACTGGGATGCTGGAGAATATATACTGACTTCGTCAAAATTACAAGTTGGTCATCCACCTGGAGCGCCCTTTTTTCAAATGCTTGGAGCTTTTTTCTCAATATTTGCATTAGAGCCATCTCAAATTGGATTAATGCTTAATATGATGAGCGCTGCAGCAAGTGCATTTACTATTGCATTTATGTTTTGGTCTATATCGATACTTCTACAAAAAGTAGTTGTTAAAAACAACACCATGTCTTTAAGTCAAGGGCAAGCTATACTTGGAGCTTCATTGGTTGGTAGTATTGCATTTACGTTTACAGATTCTTTTTGGTTTAACGCTGTAGAAACCGAAGTATATGCCATGGCAACTATGATTATGGCATTAATGTTTTATTTAGGTCTTCGTTGGGAACAAGATATGCATAAGCCTAGAGGGAATAGATGGCTTGTTTTAATATCATTTATTGTTGGTTTATCATTTGGAGTTCATTTTATGGGCTTACTGACTATACCTGCTATTGGACTTATTTACTTCTTTAAAAATTATAAAACAATTACTATAAAGAACTTCATACTAGCAAATGTAACTGTAGTCGCTATTTTGTTGTTTATATTTAAGTTGTTGGCACCAAATATTTTGCGCTTTTTTAGTGCCTTAGAAATATTTTTTGTGAATAGTATTGGCCTACCATTTAATTCTGGTTCAATTATCGCAGGACTATTAATTGTAGCTGCTATATACTATGGATTAAACTATACACGTAGAAAACAGTACAAACATATAAATACAGCTATTTTATGTTTAACGTTTGTAATATTAGGTTTTTCATCATGGTTAATGTTACCAATTAGAGCTAACGCCAATGTTGTTATTAATGAAAATAATCCTTCTAGCGCAAGAGAATTACTAGCTTATTATAACTTAGAACAATATCCAAAAACATACTTGTTTTATGGTCCCCAGTTTACTGAGCAATATTCAGGACAAGACGAAAATAATCCTTATCGCGACGATAAGCCTAAATATGAAAAAGACTTAGAAAAGGGGAAATACGTGATTGTAAATAATTATAAAAATGCTACTTATAATTTCAATTCCGAACATGCATCTATATTACCTAGAATGTGGAGCGGCGAACATGCCGAAAACTATATGATGTATACAGGGTTTTTGGACTTTAAAATAAAGCCTGAATACCAGATGAGTAATGAAGTAAGAGCTTTGGTAAATGATTTTAGATCGAGAGTGCAAAATGGAGAAATCGATTATGAACAATACTCACAGTTTTTAAGTCAATATGGTCAGCAACTCCTTGATATAGAAAAGCCATCCTTATTAAATAATATTGCCTATATGCTTGAATATCAATTAGGCTACATGTATTGGCGTTATTTTATGTGGAATTTTACTGGAAGACAAGATGACATCCAAGGAAAATATGATATGCACGGTAATTGGATTAGTGGCATCAATTTTATTGATGAAATCCATCTTGGTATGTCTCAAGATAATCTGCCAAGTGACGTCTTAAATAATAAAGGGAGAAACACCTATTACTTCTTACCATTAATTTTAGGATTAATTGGTTTATTCTTTATGTTTAATTCCGATAAAAAATTATTCTGGATTATGTTGGTTTTTTTCCTGTTTACGGGACTAGCTATCCAGGTTTATACAAATGTTCGACCATTTGAACCTCGAGAAAGAGATTACTCAGTTGTTGGATCTTTTTATGTATTTGCTATATGGATTGGTTTTGGAGCTTATGCTTTTTACGATCTACTTTCAAAATTCACAAAACATAAGCTTTTAGCACCAGCTGTAACTTTAATATGCTTGATTTTAGTACCAGGTATTTTAGCAGCAAACAATTGGGACGACCATGATCGTTCTGGAAAAGAAACGGCAAACTCAATGGCTCGTAAATATCTGGAATCCTGCGCCCCAAATGCTATTTTATTTAGTATTGGTGATAATGATTCGTTTCCGTTATGGTATTTACAAGAAATTGAAGGCGTACGAACGGACGTAAGAGTCGTGAATACAAGTTTGTTTCAAACAGATTGGTATATAGACCAAATGAAGCGTAAAGCTTACGAGAGTGATCCTATTCCATCACAATTAACACATGACCAATACAAATATGGAACAAGAGATGCATTAAGAATAGAGCAAAAACTTCCTGATTCGGTGTCATTAAATATAAAAGAAGCTTTAAATTTTGTGACCAGTGATAATGCAAAAGCTAAATTCAAATATGTAGCCCAACAGGATGGTTGGGATACTAGTATCATGCGCTCACAAGATCTAGAAGCCAATTATCTCCCAACAAGACACTTAAGAGTTCCTGTTGATAAGGAATCTGTACTAAAAAATGGCATTGTAAAACCTAAAGACGCTGACGAGATTGTGCCGTATATTGATTTAACAATCACTGGAAATGCCTTATATAAAAATCGCTTATTAATGTTGGATATTGTCGCCAACAACAATTGGGAACGTCCAATATATTTTACAGGTGGTGCTTTTGGTGATGACGATTATATTTGGATGAAAGACTATTTACAGCTAGATGGACTATGCTATAAATTAGTCCCTATAAAAACCCCTGTTGATAGAGCTAATCCTTTTGATATGGGACGAGTTGATCCAGATTTAATGTATGAACAAGTAAAAAACTGGGGCTGGGGAAATAGTGGAGAAGATATTTACCATGATGTTGAGACAAGAAAAAATGGAATTTCTTATCGTGGTAATTTAGCACGTTTAATTGAAGCACTTATTAATGAAGATGAATTAGAAAAAGCTGAAGAGATTGCAGATTTAGCTATGGAAAAAATGCCTGTGGATGAGTTTGGTTTTTACACATTGCTCGAACCATTTATTAGTGCTTATTATGAAGTTGAAGCTAATGATAAAGGGCGACAATTATACAAAGATGTCTCCATCAAATATCAAGAAAGCTTAACTTATTTTAGTGCTTTATCTCAAGAAAAACAAACGCAATATATTGATGAAATATCTACTGATATAGCTAGATATAGGGGATTAATAGATGTGTTAATGCGATACGAAGAACAAGCATTTGTAGAAGCTGAAATGCAAAAGTATAATAACTTTATTAGATTATTTACTGGTGAAACTGAAGAGTTTGACAGACAAGACGCAGATATCCCAACAGATACAACCATTGTTCCTATTGATAGTAATGAATAA